The Paenibacillus spongiae nucleotide sequence CGTTGTCCGGGGTCCGATGGGGCGGATGAAGAAAGACCATCTTCGCGACATTTGCGCCGCACCGGAAGTCGCGCAAGCCTGGACGGCGAAATATGGCCGTCCGTCCGAAGAAGCCGATATCGATCAAATGTATGAAACGTTCGAACCGATGCTCATGTCCATTCTCCATGAATTCGCCCAGCCGGTTCCAGGCGCCGTCGAGCTCACGGAACGGCTTCGAGCAAGCGGAATCGCCATCGGATCCACGACAGGCTACACCCGCCCGATGATGAACATCATTAAGCCCGAAGCGGCGAAACGCGGTTATGCCCCCGATGTCGTCGTAACGCCGGACGAAGTGCCGGGCGGCGGCCGGCCGCATCCGTGGATGGTCTATCGCGTCGCCGAGCTGCTCGGCGTTTATCCGATGCGGGCTATTGTTAAATGCGGCGATACGGAGGCGGATATGCTCGAAGGGCGCCATGCCGGAGCATGGACCGTCGGTGTCGTATTCGGCGGCAATGAGCTCGGCTTGAGCCTGGAGGAAACGAAGGCACTATCGGCCGCGGAACGCGAACGGCTGTATGTAGAAGTGTCCGACCGCCTGACCGCAGCCGGTGCCCATTACATCATTCGGGAAATCGGGGAACTGGACGGCGTCATCACGCATATTAACAATGCGCTCGTACGGGGTGAACAGCCATGATCAAGCCATTATCTCCCGCTCCATCGCCGGACGTAAAACCCGTCGTTCCAAACGCAAACCCCTATTTGCTTCTTACGCCGGGCCCGCTAAGCACGACCGCGACCGTGAAGGAAGCGATGCTGCGCGATTGGTGTACATGGGATAACGAATATAACCGGCTCGTTCAGTCGATCCGCGAGCGGCTTGTCCGCTTGGCCGCGCCATCCAATCCCGCCGAATACACGGCCGTTCTCATGCAAGGCAGCGGCACGTTCAGCGTTGAGGCCGCGCTCGGAACCGCGCTTCCGCGCAATGGCGGCAAGCTTGCTGTCATTACGAATGGCGCTTATGGAGACCGTATGGCCCAAATAGCAGCCGTCCATGGCATCTCTACTGCCGTTATTCCATTCGGGGAGGTTGCGAGCGTTCAACCGGATACGCTCGAACAGGCATTAGCGGAGGATCCGATGATTACCCATGTGGCCGTCGTCCACTGCGAGACGACGACAGGCGTTCTCAATCCTCTTGCAGATATTGCGAAGGTCGTCCGCCGTCACGGTAAAACGTTCATCGTCGATGCAATGAGCAGCTTCGGCGGCATCCCTCTCGACATGGCCGAGCTCGGAATCGATTTCTTGGTCAGCAGCAGCAACAAATGCATTCAAGGCGTCCCGGGCTTCGGCTTCGTCCTCGCACGCGGAGAAGCGATCGGGGCATGCCGCGGCAATGCCCGCTCGTTATCGCTCGATCTGTACGATCAATGGGAGACGATGGAGCGGATGCAGGGCAAATGGAGATTCACGTCGCCCACTCACGTTGTCCGCGCCTTTGACCAAGCGCTGGTTGAGCTTGAGCAAGAAGGCGGCATCGAAGCGCGCCATAACCGGTATGCCGATAATCAGCGGGCGCTCGTCGAAGGAATGGAAGCCGCGGGATTTGCGCCGCTGCTGCCGCGGGAACTGCAATCGCCGATCATCACTTCGTTCCGCTGCCCGGAGGACGGAGGCTTCACGTTCCAATCGTTCTACGAAACGCTGAAACAAGAAGGCTTTGTCATCTATCCCGGCAAAATTTCCTCCGCCGATACCTTCCGGATCGGCAGTATCGGCGAGATATATCCAGGCGATGTACACCGCTTGCTAAAGGCAGTTGCACATTATAAAGCGCTGTCCGCCAGGCAATAACGGCACCGCCGGATTGTGCAGAGCAACGGTTTTTCTCCATACCTTTTCCATTCGAAGGGAGTTATTGAACATGAAAGTATTTTGCTTGGGCGGCGCGGGCCGCATCTGCCGGGAAGCGGTGCTGGATCTGGTCCAGCATACGGAATTCGAACAAATTACTATTGGCGACTATAACGTGGAAGAGGCTGAGCGCGTAGCCGCCGAGCTTAACGATCCTCGCGTCAATGTCGTACAAGTCAATGTGCGCGATCACGACGCTACGGTCCGCCAAATGCGCGGCTACGATATTGTCATGGACGGCACGACCATTACGCTGAACGGGCTGTCGACGGCATGCATCGCCGAGGCGGGATGCCACGGCATCAACTTGAACGGCTTCGGGGAGGAAGATCGCAGCCACGAAGGCTTCGTAGAACATGGGCGAACCTGTCTGCCGGGCTTCGGCATGACGCCTGGCGTAACCCAAATGATGGCCATGCATGCCGCCAATCAGCTGGATGACGTTCATGATGTGCGCGTCAGCCACGGGTCGTATCGCCCTATCGCATTCTCCAAGTCTATCGCAGAAACGACAACGTACGAGTATGATCCGCAGCTGCCGGGCCGCATCGTTTATGAGAACGGCGAATTCATTCAAGTGCCGCCTTTTGCCCGTCCTCGCGAAATCAAGCTGCCTGAGCCATACGGCACTGCCGTTCAATACATCATTCCCCATGCCGAGACGCGCACCCTTGCCCGCGCCCTGCAAAGCAAAGGCGTCCGATTGATCGAAGTACGGGGAACTTGGCCGCAGCAAAATATGCGCCTTGTCCGGGCCCTGTACGAATACGGGTTTATGCGGAATGACGCGATTCGTGTCGGCGATGCGGAAATCGGCATTATGGATGCGATCGGGAGCTATTTATGCGATGCGCCGGAAGGCAGCCAAACAGAACTGTACGGCTATGCGCTGCACGTCGAAGTAACCGGTGTGAAGGACGGCATTTCACGGCGCCATACGCTCACCCATACCCATCCGTCGTCCGACGGTTCAGTGCCGGGCTGGGAAGCGCTTCGCGCCTACACGCGCAACGTCGGGATTCCGCTTGCCATCGCAACGGAGCTGATCGCAACAGGCCAGACATTATGTGCGGGCCGCCCTGGAATCGTAACGCCTGAGGAGGCATTCGAGCCATCTGCTATTTTCGATCAGCTCCGCAAACGCGGCATTCACATTCACGAAACGATTGAGAATTTGTAAACGGACGACATGCAAATGCAAATCATTGTGGCAGTGTCCGCAAGTGTTGCAATCGTGAATACCGGTTGTCACTTGTCGGCAAAGCTCCGGATGATTGATCACGCAAAAAGGAGAATACGACGATGTCGCTTGCCGGGGAAGAACGAAAGCAGATTATATTAAACATGATTCAGCTTCAAGGAAAGGTTCGTTCGCCCGAGCTCGCAGCCAAGCTTGAGGTGTCATCGGAAACGATCCGCCGGTACTTGGAGGAGCTCGAGCTTGAGAACAAGCTGAAGAGAGTTTATGGGGGCGCGGTCAAAATCAACGTGGAGCGCGAAGAGCCCGTCTATGTGCAGCGGGAAGTGCTGCAAGCCGCGGAGAAACGCCTGATCGGCAGCGCCGCGGCTGCTCTCGTGCAGGACAAAGAGGTGATCATCCTCGATGATGGTACGACAACGCTGCAGATGATCGACATGCTGGCGCTCAAAAGCCAGTTAACCATATTGGTCACGTCTATGTATACGCTGAATTCGCTCATCGCCTACAAAAACCGCGGCGTATTCGACGGCGAAATCGTCCTTCTCGGCGGGCGCGTCAACCCGAAGCATTATCGGACCTCCGGCTCGCTGGCCGTCCATTTCATGTCCTATTTCCATGTCGATAAAGCATTTGTCGTGGCGGACGGGCTTCAAATCGACGGAGGCGTTACGAGCTACGAGGACGAGCGCGCCATGCTTTCCCGCGCATTCATGAAGCAAGCTAAGCAAACGATTGTGCTCGCAGACCATACCAAGCTCGGCACGAACCACTATTGCAAGATTGCAGGCTTGGAGGAGATCGACATGATTATCAGCGATGTAGCTCCGCCAAGAGAATGGAAGGACAAGCTGGACGAGAATGACATTCATTGGATCGTGGCGGAATAACGGGCCGGAATGCTGCCGGCCTTTCCATTATATGAATAAGGACTACGCCTGTGCATCGGCGTAGTTTTTTCATGATAACACACGATAAAACAACCAAACAGAAAACAAAACAAAATATTTACTTGTATTTTACCTTCGTTTAACGAATCCTCCTTATAGTATAAGGAGCAAGAGCACAGAAAGAAAAAGGGAGCGATAACAATGAAAAAACGTTGGTTACTCATCATGAGCGCATTCATCGTCTTGTCCATTTTATCGGCATGCGGCAGCAAAAACAACGCACCGGAAACAAATGGAGGCGGCAATAATGCGGCCGCCGCGGCTGGCAGCGCTGAAGCCGGCGTCGACACGGAAAGCAAGGAACTGACCGTCTATACCGCGCTTGAGGATGATCAAATCAACGAATATCTGAAGACGTGGAAGAGCAAATACCCGGATGTGAAGCTCAATATTGTACGCGACTCAACCGGTATCATCACAGCGAAGCTGCTTGCCGAGAAGGACAATCCGCAAGCCGATGTCGTCTGGGGAACCGCTGCAACGAGCCTTCTCGTGCTTGACCAGAACGGCATGATCGCACCCTATTCCCCCAAGGGCATCGAGCGGATCGAGCCGAGCTTCAAGGATAGCGCGAATCCCGCGCATTGGGTCGGCATAGATGCTTGGGAAACGGCCTTCACGGTCAATACCGTGGAGCTCGAGAAGAAAGGAATTGCGATCCCGCAATCTTATGAGGATCTGATTAAACCCGAGTATAAAGGGCTGATCACCATGCCTAACCCCGCTTCCTCCGGCACGGGCTTCCTGACGGTATCCGGACTCGTTCAGCTCAAGGGCGCCGAGCAAGCTTGGGCTTACCTGGACAAGCTGCATGAGAACATCGGCTTGTATACGCACTCGGGCTCCAAGCCTGCGAAGATGGCCGGTACGGGTGAATACCCGATTGGCATCTCGTTCGGATACCGCAGCATATCGGAGAAGAAGAAAGGCTCTCCTGTCGAAACGGTATTCCCGGCAGAAGGATCCGGCTGGGACGTAGAAGCGAACGCGCTCGTGAACAAACCGGCTATCAAGCAAGTGGCGAAGGACTTCCTGGACTGGGCAATTTCCGATGAAGCCATGCAGGAGTACAACAAGAATTTCGCCATCGTTTCCGTGAAGAGCGATTCCAGCGTAATTCCTGAAGGATATTCGAAGAACCCTGTCGAGCAGTTGATCAAGTATGATCTGCAGCAAGCCGCTAAAGACCGGGAAGCCATCCTCGGCGAATGGACGAAGCGGTACGACGGCAAGAGCGAACCGAAATCATAATAGTCCGCAAAAATGGCCGGCGCGTGTAGAAACTACATCGCGTCCGGCCATTTCCATTGCGGGGGTGACAATCTCGATAATGAGTCCTGTTCGTTCCGCTAGAACAAACCGGCAGATAACGGAGTATCAGGACCGGTATTTGTTCTTTAGTATTCGTCGTATCCTGGAACGGCTGCTAATTTCTAATAACGCATGATGGCATCTTCATCCCCGACGGGGCAGGAAGGCCTGTACCGCAATCCGTTCTCCGTAATTTCCGGATTGGATGCAGCCGAATAGCACATGATGAAGGATCTTCGGTGCCGGTCGGATTCGTTCGCGGCCGAAGCATGGAGCAGGTTGCTGTGAAAGAACAGCACCGAACCAGGCTTTAATTCGCAATAGACCCGCTCGAACATGGACTCGATCTGATTTAACCGGGCTTGCTCCGCTCCCGTCTGGGTGCCTACTCTCCCGTGGTCCAGCCTGCCTATTCTATGCGAGCCTCTAAGCACCTGCAAGCAGCCGTTCTCGACAGTGGAAGCGTCCAATGCGACGAAGGCGCTGATCAGGTTCGGGAAAACAAAGCCATGGCCGTACCAATAGCCGTAATCCTGATGCCATTCCCACGCGCCGCCGGATTTCGCTTCCTTGAGCATCACCTTCCCGTGAAAGAAAGAAGCGTCTTCGCCGAGCAGGATCCGGACCGAATTGACAATCCGGGGCGCCGTGCTTGCGGCAGACCAGATATCGTCCCGCAAATCATACCAGAGAGCCAGTCTCGAACTTCTGCCCGAAGCGTCCCGAGGGCCCCCTGCGTTCGCTTGCGCGACGCCCTCGCCCCGTTCTACCGTGTCAATCATCCTTCCAACTTCCTCTTGGCTGAATACGTTCTCCAGAATGACGTAACCGTCACGTTGATAATCGAACACATGTTGATGCGTTAACATGAAACCCGCCTCCTATTATCGATGAGCTCGGCATTTGCTCTTCTAGTTTAGCCAACCGGCAAGAAGGGCGTAAACCTCGGGAACGGCTAAATACCCATACGATTCTGCTGACTTGACGGGCAGGCATCCCGCACTTACAATGACTTTCATAATCAGGAACCTGTAACGACAATCACAGGACGAATGAGGGATCCGTTCATGGACGATAAACCGCGCAATCGCGTATTGGAACAAACGCCCGCTCCGCCTCCAGGAGCTCTCGTGTCGGGCTACACGAACGAACCTTACGGTTTTTATGGCTACCGCTCTTGGGGTACCAAGGATTGGCTTGTCATGTTCACGCTCTCGGGTGAAGGCTGCGTGAGAAACGATGACCTGCTGCAGTACTGCCGATCCGGCGATCTGATCATTTTGCAGCCGGGAACCCCGCATGATTACTTCACTCCGGAAGGCAGCCATTGGGAGATGATGTGGGCTCACTTCATACCGAGATCGTCTTGGATGTCCTGGATCAATCTGCCGAAATTGTCCAAGGGACTGCTGTTCATCCATGTTCGTGATCCGGTAGTACAAGAGCGCATGCGCACGGCTTTCTCGAACCTCATTGCCGATAATCAAGCAATGAACCATCCATTGCGCGAAGAGCTCGGACTTAATTCGCTGGAGGAAATCATGCTGCTTGCCACAAGCCTGCACTCCGATTCGAAGCATAAGCTGGATCCGCGGATCCATGAAGTTCTGAATCTGATCTCCCATAACATAAAGGAGCCCTACAGCATCCGGGATCTGGCGCAGCACGTATGCCTTTCCCCTTCACGTCTCGCCCACTTGTTCAAGGAACAAACGGGCGATTCCATACTCGAATTTCTGCTTAAGATGCGCCTTCGCCAAGCCGCCAAGCTGCTGGAGTTCACCTCCCGCAATATAACGCAGATCGCAGCAGACGTCGGCTTTCATTCTCCGGACTACTTCACGCGCAAATTTTCGCAATACACCGGAATGACTCCGAGCATGTTTCGCAATAAATCGCTTGATCGAACCGGTTCGAATGAGGATGGCGATCCGTTCTTAGGTTAATCATGGGATCGTGTGGGAGCTGCGCTTCAACAAAAATAAAGCCGTCCAGACGAGCGTCCGGACGGCTTCTCCCATATAAGTCGAATCGATGATGGATGCACGATGATGCAGGCGTTCAATCACCGTCAATATGTTTTCAGGATCAAGCATTCATCTTGGCTTACCCCATCACTACCCTGCCCGGTGTGAATCACGGCTCTTCGGCTGTTGTTTCCTCCTACATGCTTAACGTTATCCTCATTAAATGGTTATAGTCCGCCGAATCCAGGAGAATGGCTGAGCCGTGCATACCTGCATAAAGAAAATTAGGCATCGGAATAATAGTAAGTGTTTATGACACTGGCAGATATATATAAAAAGGAGTCTAAAATGGAAAAAAGCGAACGTAACCCGGTTATCCGTTCTGAGGGTCAGAACGAAACGAATGGTGATGAAACACAGATCATTCTGGATGGAAAGGCAACTGCGAAGGCTCCAAGCGAGCCAAGTCTGATGGAGAGAACAAAAGAAGCATTGGAGAACATAGGAACCAAGATTAACGGTATTTGATATAAGGCTTGAACGTAGTTCACCTCTTGCGGTGCTTTTGATCACTTCACAAATTCAACTTCCGGATACAGGGTGGACGGTTCGAGCAATAACGATTGTGGAATGCCTTTCAAATGGAGGTCGAAAAATGCCGTGATATAACTTCGCTGTGCAGCCAACATCCGATCGGGACCGGCGAAGCCGATTAAGCTTTGAATGACTTGGGGCGACATACTCAGCTTGCTTTCCAGTTGCGGAAGCAAAAACTGATAGTCCGTAAAGGTGAAGTGCGCCCCCTCAGGTATGCTCAAATCCAGTTTCCAGCCGCTGGAATGCCGCCAGAAGGAGTTCCGGTCTTCCGCGGTAAGATGCGAATCCACTTCCCCGTCCGAATTGTAGCCGGCTTCCATAAGCAGGAACGGACGATCCAGTCCG carries:
- the phnX gene encoding phosphonoacetaldehyde hydrolase, which produces MIKAVIVDWAGTMVDYGSFAPVEAFRRMFLERGIDVPASVVRGPMGRMKKDHLRDICAAPEVAQAWTAKYGRPSEEADIDQMYETFEPMLMSILHEFAQPVPGAVELTERLRASGIAIGSTTGYTRPMMNIIKPEAAKRGYAPDVVVTPDEVPGGGRPHPWMVYRVAELLGVYPMRAIVKCGDTEADMLEGRHAGAWTVGVVFGGNELGLSLEETKALSAAERERLYVEVSDRLTAAGAHYIIREIGELDGVITHINNALVRGEQP
- the phnW gene encoding 2-aminoethylphosphonate--pyruvate transaminase, whose product is MIKPLSPAPSPDVKPVVPNANPYLLLTPGPLSTTATVKEAMLRDWCTWDNEYNRLVQSIRERLVRLAAPSNPAEYTAVLMQGSGTFSVEAALGTALPRNGGKLAVITNGAYGDRMAQIAAVHGISTAVIPFGEVASVQPDTLEQALAEDPMITHVAVVHCETTTGVLNPLADIAKVVRRHGKTFIVDAMSSFGGIPLDMAELGIDFLVSSSNKCIQGVPGFGFVLARGEAIGACRGNARSLSLDLYDQWETMERMQGKWRFTSPTHVVRAFDQALVELEQEGGIEARHNRYADNQRALVEGMEAAGFAPLLPRELQSPIITSFRCPEDGGFTFQSFYETLKQEGFVIYPGKISSADTFRIGSIGEIYPGDVHRLLKAVAHYKALSARQ
- a CDS encoding saccharopine dehydrogenase family protein — translated: MKVFCLGGAGRICREAVLDLVQHTEFEQITIGDYNVEEAERVAAELNDPRVNVVQVNVRDHDATVRQMRGYDIVMDGTTITLNGLSTACIAEAGCHGINLNGFGEEDRSHEGFVEHGRTCLPGFGMTPGVTQMMAMHAANQLDDVHDVRVSHGSYRPIAFSKSIAETTTYEYDPQLPGRIVYENGEFIQVPPFARPREIKLPEPYGTAVQYIIPHAETRTLARALQSKGVRLIEVRGTWPQQNMRLVRALYEYGFMRNDAIRVGDAEIGIMDAIGSYLCDAPEGSQTELYGYALHVEVTGVKDGISRRHTLTHTHPSSDGSVPGWEALRAYTRNVGIPLAIATELIATGQTLCAGRPGIVTPEEAFEPSAIFDQLRKRGIHIHETIENL
- a CDS encoding DeoR/GlpR family DNA-binding transcription regulator, producing MSLAGEERKQIILNMIQLQGKVRSPELAAKLEVSSETIRRYLEELELENKLKRVYGGAVKINVEREEPVYVQREVLQAAEKRLIGSAAAALVQDKEVIILDDGTTTLQMIDMLALKSQLTILVTSMYTLNSLIAYKNRGVFDGEIVLLGGRVNPKHYRTSGSLAVHFMSYFHVDKAFVVADGLQIDGGVTSYEDERAMLSRAFMKQAKQTIVLADHTKLGTNHYCKIAGLEEIDMIISDVAPPREWKDKLDENDIHWIVAE
- a CDS encoding putative 2-aminoethylphosphonate ABC transporter substrate-binding protein, which produces MKKRWLLIMSAFIVLSILSACGSKNNAPETNGGGNNAAAAAGSAEAGVDTESKELTVYTALEDDQINEYLKTWKSKYPDVKLNIVRDSTGIITAKLLAEKDNPQADVVWGTAATSLLVLDQNGMIAPYSPKGIERIEPSFKDSANPAHWVGIDAWETAFTVNTVELEKKGIAIPQSYEDLIKPEYKGLITMPNPASSGTGFLTVSGLVQLKGAEQAWAYLDKLHENIGLYTHSGSKPAKMAGTGEYPIGISFGYRSISEKKKGSPVETVFPAEGSGWDVEANALVNKPAIKQVAKDFLDWAISDEAMQEYNKNFAIVSVKSDSSVIPEGYSKNPVEQLIKYDLQQAAKDREAILGEWTKRYDGKSEPKS
- a CDS encoding phytanoyl-CoA dioxygenase family protein; protein product: MLTHQHVFDYQRDGYVILENVFSQEEVGRMIDTVERGEGVAQANAGGPRDASGRSSRLALWYDLRDDIWSAASTAPRIVNSVRILLGEDASFFHGKVMLKEAKSGGAWEWHQDYGYWYGHGFVFPNLISAFVALDASTVENGCLQVLRGSHRIGRLDHGRVGTQTGAEQARLNQIESMFERVYCELKPGSVLFFHSNLLHASAANESDRHRRSFIMCYSAASNPEITENGLRYRPSCPVGDEDAIMRY
- a CDS encoding helix-turn-helix domain-containing protein produces the protein MDDKPRNRVLEQTPAPPPGALVSGYTNEPYGFYGYRSWGTKDWLVMFTLSGEGCVRNDDLLQYCRSGDLIILQPGTPHDYFTPEGSHWEMMWAHFIPRSSWMSWINLPKLSKGLLFIHVRDPVVQERMRTAFSNLIADNQAMNHPLREELGLNSLEEIMLLATSLHSDSKHKLDPRIHEVLNLISHNIKEPYSIRDLAQHVCLSPSRLAHLFKEQTGDSILEFLLKMRLRQAAKLLEFTSRNITQIAADVGFHSPDYFTRKFSQYTGMTPSMFRNKSLDRTGSNEDGDPFLG